gttctgtactcgtctcaTTGATTGATAGGCTAAATGGAGTTTTAACATAGtaattcgtgacaaattaattcataacaaatcaaatttcttgttgaactcTGACCAAGCTGCAGAAATTAATTCTTcaaaagttcgctcatctctagttatcacattctgaacattaaaatcgcttctttccagtgtgaattctctgatgtttaacaagatttgatttctctgTGTAAGCTTTCCCACATtgtaaacaagaaaatggcttctcccccgtgtgagttctctgatgtataGTAAGATATGATTTCTGTGTgtaagatttcccacattctaaacaagaaaatggtttctcccctgtgtgaattctctgatgtttacgAATTGTTGATTtatcagtaaaacatttcccacattctaaacaagaaaatggcttctcccctgtgtgaattctctgatgtttacgAATAGTTGATTTATCAGTAAacaattttccacattctgaacatgaaaatggcttctcccctgtgtgaattctctgatgtctaacaagatgtgatttagagttaaaatgtttttcacattctgaacatgaaaatggcttctcccctgtgtgagttctctgatgtctaataaGATCTGATTTAGATTtacaacatttcccacattctgagcatgaaagagCATTCTCCCCTGTATGACTTCTTTGATGTTGAACACTTCTTCTGTGGATTTTATTTTGCTTAACAGTCTGTGATGAATTAGAAGATTGAAATCCATCCAAAGGATCAGATGATAGATTTTTGCTGTGAAAGGCTGAGGATACATCTGAGATAATGGCATGCTCTTCATGTATATCTTCTGTGACACCACAATCATCTCTTCTAAAATCTGACATCACATGTTTCTCAGAGctcctggtacagtcatctgccaagaataaatccgagttttacatttttttaataatagaaccttaaaattatatacattttataacAGTTCTATATAAAGAAAATCCATACAAATTACAAGTCGTGGAGCAAATTTCAATTTTCAACTGACTATGGGCAAACAGATAACAATCTGACAGTAGACCTGTAGCCTGGACCaggagatgatgatgatgttaGGTCACAGGCTGGTCACTTGTATTTTCTACTCTTGTGCTGAAGCCAGCATCTTGATTGGTTCACAAGGGATTTGTGAGTCAGTGCTATAAGCTGGTGTCCGTCTCACACACTGACCGCTAactgcacttaaagggattctgtcatgacattttaggcctataacctaaacatatggccaggtccgtccAAATAGCATGAATCTGAAACTgtacttattaaatgtgcctgtggctctattagcacataaaacaggtttttataacctgttattcacctacctaaggtgcccaaggggacgtcgcttcatacagggtgccctgctgcagccatctccgtctggtgcccagccctccctgtctatagtgccgccttcctcacctcagccctGCCCCGCCTCCGCAATCGTCCGGTCCCTCAGGTTAtgcctagtgcgcacgcgcgggatctggcagagggaccggACGATTGCGGAGGCcgggctgaggtgaggaaggcggcgatttcaactgggaaggcggcgctgggcaccagacggagattgGTGCAGCCAGGCACCCTGTATGaagcgacgtccccttgggcaccttaggtaggcgaatgacaggttataaaaaccttttttatgtgctaatagagccacaggcacatttaataagtacAGTTTCAGATTCATGCTATTTggacggacctggccatatgtttaggttataggcctaaaatgtcatgacagaatccctttaagcacaaAACACACCAGAAATTGAAGCTGAAAGCCCACCTTCTATCTACCTTACAGACGTAGTAAATATATTATTGCTCATACACcacatacatataaataataccggcatgtactgtacatataaatGCTCTGTTCATATCACATTTATGGGCTCTAACATATACTCCCAGGAGGTATACATTAAATTGATGTGTATGACAGATACCATACAGtgacatttaactttttttttttttttactagatatAGTTGTATGGATTACTGATGTATAGAAGccacatttacatttatttagaatAAGGACATCAGGTAATTTTTAGTGCACAGGGAAcgccgtgatgtcaaaacccccaaaaccttAGCGGAattctgttgtttttcttttcaatttcaccccacaaagaaATTTTTTCCTATTTGCCAATACAACACATAGGTGGCATCAAAAAAGgtatcttgtcccgcaaaaaataggctatgtgaatgaaaaaataaaaaaagttatggctaatgGAACGTAGGAAGGAAgaattaaaaatgcaaaaataaaagcaggtctttaaggggttaataaagtgcTGTAAGAATAGTACAGTAACAAACATCATCATGATTCAGTGTACAAACTATACAGACATATCATTGTCCATAATTCAGTGAAATTCATATCTTAATCTTGTTATCTCAGTATATGGGTAAATTACATGATTAGTGGTAATACATAAAGTGCATCTGTGCTGATTAATAAAAACATGGCTCCCCCTGCCCCGGACTCCATGTGGATCTATCATGCTGCTGCCGTCCCTGTATTTTCACTGCTCATGACCCACCAAGATGTATACACATCACAGCGTGAGCTGCATATACAGATAGAGAACCACATCAAAGATGGCCGCCTGCATTCTAATAGTCACTGCGCATGTGAATTGCCATTACAGTTTGCGCCTGCGCTTCTTTCATAAGAAACATGGAGCTGAAGCTCTTAGGCAACCAAATAAACTACATAAGCGCTCCTTCGCATAGCTTCAGTAAGCGCTGAAACATATAAAGAAGGGACATAATGTCACTTAATGGTGGCCATGATAATCGCCAAATTATTGAATAATCCACCAAGGGGGAGAAACCCAGGGTTCCCAGCCATTTCCGCCTTGTGTAGGTGGAAAACAAAAATTACTCTTACTATTATTGtattgtaattgtttttcttCAAAACCATGCCAACCACCAAAGAATAGACTTGAAATAAGAaaagagaaaatacaaaaaagggAACCAGTTCGGTACATTATATCCCTATTCAATGTCATGCATCTATCTGCCCAATTGGCAAAAATTTGGGGTGCTggtttcaagaaaaacaattaccggtaagagtcatttttgttttttccttaccCATAACAGCACCCATGCGAGAAtaaactgtttaggggggattaCAGATTTGGGCCAGTGAAGCATCCGCCTTTTCTGCCCAAGAGGCAGCAATTGCTCTTATTGAATATGCCCCAAACCCAGTTGGGGGCAGACAAGTTCAAAGAAGAATAGGCAAGGGAAATGGCATTTTTGACCCATCTAGCAATGGCACTAGTAGAAGCCTTGTGACCCTTGAAACTACCATGGAATTGTATTAATAGCTTCTCATCTATTCTCCAGGATGCCGAGGAATCTAAGTACCGTAATATAACAAACATCTTCTGACATCCAGACAGTGGAATTTTTACTCTAACAGATTCACAGGATTTGGGCAAAACGATTATTTTATCCTCCAACACAGTAATGTAAGGGGGAAAAGCTGAGAATGTTTAAACATCCAAGACCCTTCTAGCTGAAGTAACTGCAATCAGAAAAGCCATCTCGCAGGTAAGCAATCTTAATGGAGATATTATTAGCCGGTTGAAAGGACCGTGTTTAGATCCCAAGGGGAAAATAAGGGTCTTAATGGGGGATGTAATCTAGAAGCTGCAGAcaagaccgtatggctttttcagtattttgcggtccgcaaaaaacggatccgcaaaaactatGGATGACGTCcgagtgcattccattttttgcggaacagaacagctggcccctgatagaacagtactatccttgtccgtatatgcggacaataataggatattcTCTATCTTTGAACCGAACGGAAAAATGAAAACGGAacgcatatggagtaccttctgttttttttgcggatccattgaaataaatggttccgtatatggtccgcaaaaaacggaatgtaaataaaaaaaaaaaaggttagtgtgcaagaggccttaaaaaaaTAGAACCGCAATCTGTATGCTTTTAGATTTTTATCTAGACCTGCTTGTAAAAAAATCTAGAACTTTTGGCACAATGGGAACTTTTAAAGGATCTGAACTGTAGCCTAGGAAGGTAGAAAAAATATATCACACCCTAATGTATTTTTTAGAGGTTACATTGCGGAAACTACTCTGTCTGATAAACCTCTCCTAGACCAGATTTCCCTATCAATTTCCATACTGAGAGATGAAGTGTTTCTGGATTGGGATGCAATAGAGGCCCCTGGTAAAGTAGATCTCTTCTTGTTGGTAAGGTCCAAGGAGGCACTACTGCTAACCTCAGAAGGTTTGTGTACCAGGATCTAtttggccactttagagctacaAAAATTCTGAGGCTCCCTCTTCCTCTATTTTGCTCAACACTCGGGGAATAAGGCAAAAATTAGGGAAGGCATAGCCCAGCTCCTGACTCCAGTCTTGCGCTAACCCATCTATTGCAAGAGGACTATCCAAAGGATTGAGGGAGAAGAACCTTTCCACCTTTCGTTCAGCTCTGGAAGCAATCTACTGTGGGAAGACCATATTTTTGGACTATTTCCAAAAAAACTTCATtgttcagacaccattcccccTGCTTGATGGATGTACGACTTAGAAAGTCTGCTATTATGTTTTCCTTCACCTTTAGATAGAAAGGAAAAGCATTCTTTCTTCCGCTATACGAAAAATCTCTTGGGACAAAAGCAAAAGATGTGGAACTTTTGTTCCCCCCTGACGATTTATGTAGGCCACTGTTGTTGAATTGtctgaataaaaaatatattttcttgctCCTTTCCTCTGGAACTGCTAATTCTAGGGCCATCTTTACTGCTTTTAGTTCCTTGAAGTTGGAGGAGGCTTTCCTTGAGTTTAGGTCCCACCTCCCTTGCCAGTACCTGTTCTGAGAGTGAGCCTGCCAAACACAGAGACTGGGGTCTGTGGTAACCACTATCTGATCTTTGAAAGACCATGGGACTCCCGCAGACAGAGTCTTCGATATTGTCCATCATAACAGGGAACACATGGCCTttgatgaaaggtggaatttcgGTCCAAAGAGTAAGGGAAGCAGTCAAAGGATCTCAGAATATCCGTCTGCAGCTCTCTGGAGTGAATCtgtgcatatgttactgctgcaataGTGGGCGTCATATGACCCAACACAGCCATTGCTTCTCTGAAAGTACACAGGTAGGAGTGAAAAATTTACAAAATCTGCTCCCTGATTGATTCCCTCTTTATAAGGCCTCTTACTGCATGGTAGCTTTAACAGGCTTTAATAAAAGTTCAGTATCTTCAGCCGGAAACAGGGCCCTCCAAAGACGAAAAATCATCTGAGATATTGTGGCCCAGAGTTTTCAGAATCAGTCTTTCTACTGTAACTGGCAATTTTCTGGTGACCGTGGCCGATTTAGTTTCTGGGGACTTAAGAGATGATTTAACTTTTGATCTCACCAAAGCCTTAATACTTTTGGATAAAGATTGTGACTCTTCCAGAACCAATTTATCCACACATCCTGACATAGTGGTCTAACATAAGATGCTGGTAAAGCTACTCTACATCCACTACATTCTTTATGCTTAGATGAGTTCTTAGGTGTTTTTGCTACCCATAACACCAAAAGCAAACAAcaatccataaatattaggagagGATATATCTCACCACATGTAGAGGTAACTTTCCAACTCCTCAGGTCCAATACCGGGCTTGTGGGCCTCGAGGGTTCCAAGGGGTCGGCGCATCCTGAATCACCTGGCTCCAACATTGTATCCAGACACCGAATCCAGCACAGAACTGTGTGCGCAAAGATAGAGCTGGCTGCCTTCTTCTGCTGCCATTTACAACACTCCTTGGCCTCCTTTTAACACTAGGCCAAAATGCCTAATCCAGCCGGCAAAAGGTGCCTCCTCCTCCAGCGTCACATCACAGGAAAAGACTCCATGGTGCCGGAATCGTACCGCCGCCCGTCCCCAAGCGCATGCTCAGAACGCGCATTGGCTCCCAGCCGCCATCTTTGAGAAGGGATGCCGTGCACCCTGCCAGACTGAATTGGAAGCTGCCTGAACATGGCCACAGCAGCTCCCCTAGATGCTGGGAGGACTCAGGAGAAAGGTAGAGTTGGCAAACTGCTCCCTGAGGAGACTAACGCCGCATGGGATAGGCCCCTTCATGGTGCGTAGACCTGGCCCTTCCCCAGCAGTACGGTGTGAACCCAAGCTGGGAGCAAGAGCTCCATAGGTACAtcctatccggaggacaggaaacctgaactgaagAGTGGTGGGGGTGTTAACCATTTTATCTCTTCAGGTTCCCTGTCCTGGATGGGAGGACCTAGtcgcatgggtgctgtcatgggtgaggggGAAAAGTACTTGGGCACTGTCAAGTATCCACgccaccccccccacacacacacacacacatacaatcaaGAGGAGGATAAAAGGTACATGAGCCGCTAACCATGATGATCTAAAGGGATATAAAGGCAGACGAATATCCCCTGGGAGAGGAGGTCCCCCCGGGATGAGTTAGAGGGACCCTCACTCCCAGATAGGGGAAGAGGAATCAAGTGCACAGATCGGGTATCATGGATCCTCACCCCATATCTTGCGACATCATCAGTCCACTGctatcaacataaaatggtgaccCCAATAGGGGAAAGGGGACAGCAGAGAAAGGACATATGATCACTCCCCCACCATACCCATGAAAAAGGAGGGCAGAGGGAGGAGCAAGCACGATGTCCACATCGGCTATCACTATCATATTATCAACCAAGAATACCAGATGCAGTCCTCTGGTGAGGTCCTCCACTAAACAAAGAAGAATAAAACTCAAATATAGtgccaaaaatgaaaaaaaattgcataatccTGGAGTCCAGAGATTGATGAAGAAGTCATGTCCACATTCAAGTAATTTGTTTAGTTCACATTCTTCCTTACACCGTGTGTTATCGCGGTTCTAGACATAAATCCTACACCGGTGGTGTCCTGGGTTTCACACCCAATCAGGGAGAGGGAAATTGTGTAATGAATATGGCAGCCACCTATAGACAGCATCCAGTAGTAATTCCAGAAGTTTATAACTGTTTCTATACAAATATAGAGCGGCCGTTATTAAAAACccattaaagggaacttgtcaccagaAGTGGCCTATGGAGCTCTTTACATGTCCCCACTGTACAAGCTTCCAACTTTCAGAAACTGGTTTTGTTGAATCTGACAATCAGGTTGTTTGTAGGAAAAACCCACTTTTAAAATGTACCTGATGTCATCAAACAGGAGTCACTGGGGCGTACCGCTGGATGAGGCGAGTAATGGAGTCATCTCCTCTATCTTGCCCAGTTTGCTCTTGCAGACCTTTGCTGGCTTCCTGATGTCAGCTCCTGGAAGTGAAAAAGCTCACGCAGACACAGAAGACCTCGTTCCGGCACCGGGATCCTGACATGTGAAGCGGGCAGATAtgtgtgacgaccacccgccaatcccgtcgtactaagccacagttgccatacaggtctccactagagacttctggaggcgaatccactgtgagcactgaagacgtttaagattggttggtgggcccagacaggatgcaatcgCGATTggatgtacaatcggtaaaaataaaattactgatttcacgctggaaatctaattaatttgctgccaccactcttcgtattgaattggggcgaagagaccccggctagctaatccttaagggacgaaacggttatttgcaacctagctagtacattaacaatttataaaaataacacaatttggtagtatgtcttctgaggacagagttcttagcatagatcaggtcatcaagtaacaagggcaaaactggaacgatgaaatcgctagtttttattctaaaactatacacaaaaatatatatattaaagctgacagataaatataccggccagtgaacagattggtttggatagaaataggtaagaggtggaagggaatagaatgtctgtaagttcagaattaccgtggtagtgtctagtaataggcaaagtctttgaaataataatccaagatggtggggtgcccgtgtccctgcgggcggtcgagatgttagacgacgtcagatggtaggtgaaggacgcaggacctgagtgtgtcactgtttttacctactctgaagtggggagtggttatgacacgttcaggtccagccttgggtaattggaacaggggcagtcctttgccccaaaGGGAGAAAACCttgcagcatctttgctttgcccatttctccatatcccgtaagtccaatcaagaaatatagttgatattgataatcagtacaattttacgcatcatctgataacaaatacgactagaagataatacagggtgcctgagaacctttatatctcagagcgggaatctctgatttgtccgcgggtttcctagaaggtgggttaggagaaccaaaaccatctctgaaaagatggttcctttcacatttccataacccatgaaatattaggaaaatatgggaaaaatatgaagcttatggattgaagaggactttcaggtcatcttccttcctgtaccaaccagctgtgtgataaggatctgtccttttcttcttaagctcgctgcccaggctaaaggtgtgagacccctgctggtattggagacactatggctgcagaaaggaagtttttatgaggttctgtcaagagaataccagattgatgggtactcaacctggcatggggcaggaagattctttggcaagaaggtgctaattgtacctctgatctgtgagttactcctttagtgaaagagaagattcttagtgaaggctcttttgtctttgtgattgagaaatatggcgcatttgtgatttcctagtatcgctgtggatcgcaaagcgtcacaataTGTATACACCCTGGCTTCAAGCACTCACTGTGTTTGCCCAGGAGATGCTGGGACCACAGTCAGCAGATGTCAAGGTCCATGCCAATGTCTTCTGCTGTGCGAGATTTCCCATTGCCAGGAGCGGACATCAAGAAGCCAGCAGAGCTCTGTGCGAGTAAGTTGGGCAGGATAGAGGAGATGACGCTGTGTCTCGCCTCATCCAGCAGTACGCCCCAGTGACTACCTGAGCTATGTTTGATGACATCAGGTACATTTTAAAAGTGGATTTTTCCTACAAACAACCTGATTGTCAAATTTAACAAAACCTGTTTCTGAAAGCTGGCAGCTTGTATAATGGGGACATGTAAATAGACccaggtggctgttctcggaactgcctgctcccgctgaccgcccttgttttcagaccggctcgcgcacaggcacaggtaagggcttacctgtgcctcgccggacttgtgaaaaaagatggcagcccgcatatgttcgggggcgaacaatgcgaactggccatcactgctgtggGACACCTGGTATCGGTAACAATTGTGTGCTAataaaggaaaacctgtcagaaagtacaatttgtgacCCCCAAACTGCCACCTCTACCTGACTATACAATGAGTCATCAGTAGCCAGTGAAGGAGCAGAATCTGTAAGTCTTCTCTGCTTTATGtagtggttactactcacctgggtGGTTATCGGTGGGAATGTCCTCTATGatctgctcatcacccctcacatatgtaTCTTCAGCCttaatattgttcagatcttTACCCAGATTTAAAAGCTGTGAAACAGAAATTGTAAAAGTCAGCAGACTGATGGAGAAGTCGTGTGGAATGTTTGATGTGACCAGAAAAGATCATTAATTACAATGACAATAAGTGATGAAATGACAGCAGAGTTATCTGCTATGGCAGCGGTCCATGCCTATAGCTCCTCTCCTTCCTGCTGGTGGGCACGCCTGCTGCCTGGTTAACCTGCTCCATAGCTTTAGGGATCCAGTGGTCCAGTCCCACAGACATCCCTCTCTCCCTTCCCAGTGGTCCCGGCTGCTGGAATAACGCTGTCCTCCCTCACAAGCTGAGGCCTGCTTCCTGCCGATAATGACCTTCTCTGTCCATAGGTCATGTGTTCACACACTATCTCTGGCTCTTGTAGGGCCATCATGCACGCACTCTAATCTCTACAAGCCATGGAAAGGAGCCTGATTAATAGGTTCTAGTATGCTAGTTTCATGCAAAGCTTGCCTGTTCTGTGTACAGACTTCTAGATTGGACACTTTCCTGTCTGACTTGACCCTTGCCTGATCTCCATTCTGATCCTGAGCTGCTTGCCCTGACAACGGACCATTTATCAGACTGTGTGTAATTCTGCCTTTCCTGACCCCGTGGGTCACCAGTCACTTGTACAGAAAGTACTTCAAGTGCAGCAGCCTAGTGGTTCCCCTGcaacaaagtccagatccctgtagagGGGATAAAGTGGAGGGAAGTGGGGCTCACGTAGATAACACACTTTGGAGCAGAACCATGTCAAATCTATTCAAGAGACACAGTGGATCTGCATGTGCCAGGTTTCATTGTCTGACCCGaaaatatctgcaggtctcctgtatatATGCATCTAGTTGGTTCCTTATTCCAACCAGCAGTCTCTACCGACCAGAAAACTGTGAGAAGATCCAGATGACATGTAAGGTCTATAGTtagctgtaatcctgccatctttacctttctcattatacaaggataaaacatacagttgcaagaaaaagtatgtgaaccatttggaatgatatggatttctgcacaaattggtcataaaatatgatctgatcttcatctaagtcacaacaatagacaatcacagtctgcttaacctaataacacacaaagaattaaatgttaccatgtttttattgaacacagcatgtaaacattcacagtgcagctggaaaaggtatgtgaacccctagactaatgacaacgccaagagctaattggagtaaggtgtcagcaaactggagtccaatcaatgatatgagattggaggtgttggttacagctgccctgccctataaaaaaaacacacaccagttctgggtttgcttttcacaagaagcattgcctgatgtaaatgatgcctcacacaaaagagctctcagaagacctacgattaagaattgttgacttgcataaagctggaaagggttataaaagtatctctaaaagccttgctgttcatcagtccatggtaagacaaattctctaaaaattgagaaagttcagcactgctgctactctccctttacaggagtggccgtcctgtaaagatgactgccagagcacagcacagactgctcaatgaggtgaagaagaatcctagagtgtcagctaaagacttacaaaagtctctggcatatgctaagatccctgttagtgaatctacgatacataaaacactaaacaagaatggatttcatgggcggataccacagaggaagccactgatgtccaaaaaaacattgctgcacgtttacagtttgcacaagagcacctggatgttctacagcagtactggcaaaatattctgtggacagatgaaaccaaagttaagttgtttAGGGGgaaacacacaatactatgtgtggagaaaaagaggcacagcataccaacatcaaaaccttatcccaactgtgaagtatggtggtgggggcatcagggTTTggtgctgctttgctgcgtcagggcctggacggattgctatcatcgaaggaaaaatgaattcccaagtttatcaagacattttgcaggagaacttaaggccatctgtccaccagctgaagctcaacagaagatgggtgttgcaacaggacaacgacccaaagcatagaagtaaatcaacaacagaatggcttaaacagaagaaaatacgccttctggagtggcctagtcagagtcctgacctcaactcgaTTGGGATGCtgagaaagcgattcacaccagacatcccaagaatattgctgaactgaaacagttctgtaaagaggaatggtcaagaattactcctgactgttgtgcacttCTGATCGgctactacaggaaacgtttggttgaagttattgctgccaaaggaggttcaaccagttattaaatccaagggttcacatattttttccacctgcactgtaaatgtttacgtGGCATTGAATAAAAACATGGTACAATTTAATTAttagtgtgttattagtttaagcagactgtgattgtctattgttgtgacttagatgaagatcagatcacattttgatgaccaatttgtgcagaaatccatatcattccaaagggttcacatactttttcttgcaactgtataatactggtttataaaacaagactgaacacaagatcttcacagcacttctacagatcatagggaaCCTTTCATTAGACCTTTTTTCCATCTATCTGATTATCATATGGAATGCtttgatgttcttctgaaccatcctgtagAAGAAGAGGACTGTGACATCTCTCATCAtgtagaagaagaggactgggacatctctcatcCTGTAGAAGAAAACTGGGACATCTCTCATCCTGTAGAAGAATAGGGCTGGGACATCTCTCATCCtgtagaagaagaggactgggagttGTTCTCTCTTTATTAACTGTAGGAAAAACATACGGTGACAATTAATTTCTTACATATAACTAGTGAGAGgatgtgtgtatttagtcatgtcttttACTTGGTGGCTGGTTATCCTCCATCATAACGttcttgtacagatctttgtgtccttctaaatactcagactcctccatggagaaaaagatggcgacatcctgacaccttataggaacctgacaacacaatgatatagtcatcacccagatcccttcatagtgttactgtataatgtcccgGCATTCCCAGcgatgtcacctctccagt
The genomic region above belongs to Bufo gargarizans isolate SCDJY-AF-19 chromosome 4, ASM1485885v1, whole genome shotgun sequence and contains:
- the LOC122933680 gene encoding oocyte zinc finger protein XlCOF19-like gives rise to the protein MSVGLDHWIPKAMEQLLNLGKDLNNIKAEDTYVRGDEQIIEDIPTDNHPDDCTRSSEKHVMSDFRRDDCGVTEDIHEEHAIISDVSSAFHSKNLSSDPLDGFQSSNSSQTVKQNKIHRRSVQHQRSHTGENALSCSECGKCCKSKSDLIRHQRTHTGEKPFSCSECEKHFNSKSHLVRHQRIHTGEKPFSCSECGKLFTDKSTIRKHQRIHTGEKPFSCLECGKCFTDKSTIRKHQRIHTGEKPFSCLECGKSYTQKSYLTIHQRTHTGEKPFSCLQCGKAYTEKSNLVKHQRIHTGKKRF